The sequence ATGTTTAAAGGACGGAAGCCTTCACCTATCACAGCTATCCTGTTGGCAGCTAGATCCAAGTTTGTAAGGTTACCACGACCTTCGAATGTCGTCGTCTTTACACGTTGGATCTTGTTATAACTGAGGTCAAGGGATCTTAGCCGCGATAGTCCTTGGAAGGCAAATGACCTAACGTCCTCTATCTCATTATGGCTGAGATCAAGTTGTTGCAGCCGTATCAAACTTTGAAAGTTACCTGTCTCGATAACACGGATGCGGTTGCGAGAAAGAGTCAAAGTTTCCAAGTAAATCAGGCATTCCATCTGCCGCGGATCTATACTTGAAAAAGCATTGCCGTCCAAACGGAGCGTTTGTAACGTCGACGTCGATTGTTTCAATGGCATAAAACTGATGAAGTTGTAAGAGAGGTCCAGGTATTTCAAACCATTGATTTGAAATACGGAATCGTCGGCTTTGACATATATTTTGTTGTGCTGCAAATCAAGGATAGTTATGTTACCGGGCAGATTTCCATCCCCAACAGTCACATGTTCCAGTTGATTGTAACTCAGGTTCAAGTCATGGATTACTTTAACACCTTCGAAATTAAAGGATATGTCCACACGAAATACGTCAGGCCGATAGTCGGTATTTAAGTCATCATGACTTACATCAAGGTAGTCCAACGTCTCAGGAAGCTGAGCTTCAGATGTTTTTAAGCCATTGTTACTAAGATCAAGATGACGAAGAGCCGTAAGACCTTGAAACACGCCCTCTGGTAAAGTAGAAATCGTTTGATAGCTCAGGTCAAGATGAGTAAGTGACGACAATCCACGAAAAGTCTGGTTTTGCAATATCTGTAAGGAGCCTGTCTGCGGTACCAACTGCCCTGTTGACCACTCCCGATCAAGAGGTGgtgagtagggctgggtatcggtacagcgtaccggtacaaaaccggtttttcttatggACCGGTcaagaaaaaccggacctgaaaaaattaggtggaccggatgttggaccgattagaaaattaacagattatttaatcaggcattcacacgttttggcgcttgcaggtggaagaaaataacaagagtgaagtagagaagagtttatagtaattcctaccaagttttacagccaatcgtacaggtgcagttagcgttgaaggattttaaaacgccagtgtaagtctaaactccaccaaacagatctctttgtagtgaaatggaccattggtatgagtcatactgcatcaggtccaggttcaggtccggacctggacctgatcctttggacctgaaccggacctggacctgaattttctgtaccggtacccacccctagtggtgAGCCAACTGACAAATAAAGCCTTTGTAAGTTTGAAAAACCTGTAAACGTGTTGGCTTCTATATTAAACTCGAGCAGCCTGGCGTGTTGTCAGTaaagacagaattttcaaattttccaaaTTATCAATCACCGCAAGAGTCTCAGACGTTATTGCGTCTATCCCGTGAGAATAAAATAATAACTCCTCAATTTGTGTGTGACGAAGTTCAGGCAGAACGTCTGCAATGGATGAAAACGGGACTCGAGGAAGATGCAACGTTTGCAGATTGGTCAGTGACTCCAGGACACCATGCTCTATTAGAAGATCACCATGGTCAATGGAGATGTCGCTGTCTTCATCTTTGAGGAGCCGCAGATCTAAATGTTGCAGATGTGGTGACAGTGGCTGTAACATTCTGACGGTGACATTCATAGATACCGGTTCAAGCAATTTGATTTCGATAGTGTGCAAGTTGGAAAAGTATCTAAACACAGGTCCGAAGTTGATCTCACTGTCCCTATGAACAGAAAGACTAAGAAATTCAAGTTCGGTCAATGGTGACCAGAGTGATAGTCGTTCAAAGAGTCTTGTTCTGTcttccagtccactgatttctACGATTGCCAAATTTTCCAAGGAGGTCAAAGAGACAAAGGCGTGATCGGAGAGACAGCCAACATTGTTCAAATCGAGGTGCAAATACCTTAGGTTTGATAAACCTTTAAACACATCTTCATTGGTGGCGTTGGATGGATAACACAACTGCAGTTCTTTCAAATTTTCTAA comes from Branchiostoma floridae strain S238N-H82 chromosome 19, Bfl_VNyyK, whole genome shotgun sequence and encodes:
- the LOC118406808 gene encoding leucine-rich repeat and immunoglobulin-like domain containing-NOGO receptor-interacting protein 4 encodes the protein MVSKATLLAVFLVMVLSLITRQGGARRHLLPPVCQTWNSTTVVCRRQAISQFSSDFRSTLTRIPPGIPKSITTLDLSGNNITDLHKDSFNELRNLQYLVLSGIYLRTIEDGAFAQLENLKELQLCYPSNATNEDVFKGLSNLRYLHLDLNNVGCLSDHAFVSLTSLENLAIVEISGLEDRTRLFERLSLWSPLTELEFLSLSVHRDSEINFGPVFRYFSNLHTIEIKLLEPVSMNVTVRMLQPLSPHLQHLDLRLLKDEDSDISIDHGDLLIEHGVLESLTNLQTLHLPRVPFSSIADVLPELRHTQIEELLFYSHGIDAITSETLAVIDNLENLKILSLLTTRQAARV